Proteins encoded in a region of the Thiohalospira halophila DSM 15071 genome:
- a CDS encoding tRNA 2-thiocytidine biosynthesis TtcA family protein: protein MNEPASESTLRPPKALLRPVGKTIRDFDMIRDGDRILVAVSGGKDSLTLVTVLRHLATYAPVHFEVGAVTIDPQVEGFDPSPLKEWMAARGIDYYYRTQPLQEEAQERMQGDSFCSFCSRMKRGMMYTAAREGGYNVLALGQHLDDLAESFLMSAFHGGQLRTMQAHYRINAGDLRVIRPFALVRERQLADFAERAGLPVIPDSCPACFGAPTEREHAKALLAAEEDRIPRLFGNLEHTLRPLMAPEGIPDDPEPDS, encoded by the coding sequence ATGAACGAACCCGCTTCCGAGTCCACGCTCCGTCCTCCCAAGGCCCTGCTGCGGCCGGTTGGCAAGACCATCCGCGACTTCGACATGATCCGGGACGGCGACCGCATCCTGGTGGCCGTCTCCGGGGGCAAGGATTCCCTGACCCTGGTCACCGTACTGCGCCATCTGGCGACCTACGCGCCGGTGCACTTCGAGGTCGGTGCGGTAACTATAGACCCCCAGGTGGAGGGGTTCGACCCGTCGCCGCTCAAGGAGTGGATGGCCGCGCGCGGCATCGACTACTACTACCGCACCCAGCCCCTCCAGGAGGAGGCGCAGGAGCGCATGCAGGGGGACTCCTTCTGCTCCTTCTGCTCGCGCATGAAGCGGGGAATGATGTACACCGCGGCGCGGGAGGGCGGCTACAACGTACTCGCCCTGGGTCAGCACCTGGACGATCTGGCGGAGAGCTTCCTCATGTCCGCCTTCCACGGCGGTCAGCTACGTACAATGCAGGCCCACTACCGCATCAATGCCGGGGACCTGCGCGTGATCCGGCCCTTCGCCCTGGTCCGGGAGCGCCAGCTGGCCGACTTCGCCGAACGGGCCGGGCTACCGGTGATCCCCGACTCCTGCCCCGCCTGCTTCGGCGCCCCCACCGAGCGCGAGCACGCCAAGGCGCTGCTGGCCGCGGAGGAGGACCGGATACCCCGGCTGTTCGGCAATCTGGAACACACCCTGCGCCCCCTCATGGCACCCGAGGGGATCCCGGACGATCCCGAACCGGATTCCTGA
- a CDS encoding LpxL/LpxP family acyltransferase: MNEQLEGGHRPRFQPAWLGPRYWPTWLGLGFFALLALAPKVVRRSLARWVGNYWYRRNQRRRSVVEANLRLCFPDWGEEQRAEVARDSFRVMAQASLDYALLWWAPARYLDRIIRVEGWEHVEAALRDGHNVVMFTGHSAALDALGVAITRRMPTVGMMQRVKNPIIDWLIARGRTRFQGKVYLRDAGLRPILQDMRAGLAFYYQPDEDLAHVPGSEWVFAPFFGEPKATLTSLGRLTKIARARAIPCMGYSERDGSGWRVRFDPPLEGFPSGDAESDATAMNTALERLVAADPAQYMWTLRWFKTRPEGVPTPYPSRRRGTGEDET; this comes from the coding sequence ATGAACGAGCAGCTCGAAGGCGGCCACCGACCCCGTTTCCAGCCGGCCTGGCTGGGTCCGCGCTACTGGCCCACCTGGCTGGGGCTGGGCTTCTTCGCCCTGCTGGCCCTGGCGCCCAAGGTCGTCCGGCGCAGCCTCGCCCGCTGGGTGGGCAACTACTGGTATCGGCGCAATCAGCGGCGGCGTTCCGTCGTCGAGGCCAACCTGCGCCTGTGCTTCCCGGATTGGGGTGAGGAGCAGCGCGCCGAGGTGGCCCGGGACAGCTTCCGGGTCATGGCCCAGGCCTCCCTGGACTACGCCCTCCTGTGGTGGGCGCCGGCCCGCTATCTGGACCGGATCATCCGGGTCGAGGGCTGGGAGCACGTGGAGGCGGCGCTGCGCGACGGGCACAACGTCGTGATGTTCACCGGCCACAGCGCCGCCCTGGATGCCCTGGGTGTGGCCATCACCCGCCGCATGCCCACCGTGGGCATGATGCAGCGGGTGAAGAATCCCATCATCGACTGGCTCATCGCCCGGGGCCGGACCCGCTTCCAGGGCAAGGTCTACCTGCGCGACGCCGGGCTGCGGCCCATCCTTCAGGACATGCGCGCCGGACTGGCCTTCTACTACCAGCCCGACGAGGACCTGGCCCACGTGCCGGGGAGCGAGTGGGTCTTCGCCCCCTTCTTCGGCGAGCCCAAGGCCACTCTGACCAGCCTGGGCCGCCTGACGAAGATCGCCCGGGCGCGGGCGATCCCCTGCATGGGCTATTCGGAGCGGGACGGGTCCGGCTGGCGGGTGCGGTTCGACCCGCCGCTGGAGGGCTTCCCCAGCGGGGATGCCGAATCGGATGCCACCGCCATGAATACGGCCCTGGAGCGACTGGTGGCGGCGGACCCGGCGCAGTACATGTGGACCCTGCGCTGGTTCAAGACCCGGCCCGAGGGTGTTCCCACTCCCTACCCGAGCCGCCGTCGAGGAACGGGGGAGGACGAGACATGA
- a CDS encoding fructosamine kinase family protein has product MTAWNTIAERIEAATGRPFRMAEQRNLGGGCISAAFRVEAEDGRRFFVKFNRASEAEMFYAEAEGLAEIAAAEAVRCPEPVVWGVAGDQVYLVMEYLPLGGRFDTATVRRLGEGLATMHGRTRERFGWHRDNTIGATPQPNGEMADWVAFWRERRLGFQLDLAERNGYGRELRDGGNELLERLPAFFTDYTPVPSLLHGDLWSGNWDVTADGDPVIFDPAVYYGDREADLAMTELFGGFPRDFYAAYDAVWARDGGYGVRRDLYNLYHILNHLNLFGTAYLGRARSLIERLNSEAR; this is encoded by the coding sequence ATGACGGCCTGGAATACCATCGCCGAGCGCATCGAGGCGGCCACCGGCCGCCCCTTCCGCATGGCCGAACAGCGCAATCTGGGGGGTGGCTGCATCAGCGCCGCCTTCCGGGTGGAGGCGGAGGACGGTCGCCGCTTCTTCGTGAAGTTCAATCGCGCCAGCGAGGCGGAGATGTTCTACGCGGAGGCCGAGGGGCTGGCGGAGATCGCCGCCGCCGAGGCGGTGCGCTGTCCCGAGCCGGTGGTCTGGGGCGTGGCCGGCGATCAGGTCTACCTGGTCATGGAGTACCTGCCCCTGGGCGGCCGCTTCGACACCGCCACCGTCCGGCGCCTGGGCGAGGGTCTGGCCACCATGCACGGCCGGACCCGGGAGCGCTTCGGCTGGCACCGGGACAACACCATCGGCGCCACGCCCCAGCCCAACGGCGAGATGGCCGACTGGGTCGCCTTCTGGCGCGAGCGCCGGCTGGGCTTCCAGCTGGATCTCGCCGAGCGCAACGGTTACGGGCGTGAACTGCGCGACGGCGGGAACGAGCTCCTGGAGCGACTGCCGGCCTTCTTCACCGACTACACACCGGTGCCCTCCCTGCTCCACGGCGACCTCTGGTCGGGGAACTGGGACGTCACCGCCGACGGCGATCCGGTGATTTTCGATCCGGCCGTGTACTACGGGGATCGCGAGGCGGATCTCGCCATGACGGAGCTCTTCGGCGGCTTCCCGCGGGACTTCTATGCCGCCTACGACGCCGTCTGGGCCCGGGATGGCGGTTACGGCGTCCGCCGGGATCTCTACAATCTCTACCACATCCTCAACCACCTGAATCTGTTCGGGACGGCCTACCTCGGGCGGGCGCGCAGCCTCATCGAGCGGCTGAACAGCGAGGCGCGATGA
- a CDS encoding globin domain-containing protein: MVRTLNPLCDRIGLPTVEAVVRDFARRQAEDPVLAPWLAHAAGDEEHLATVMDYWWTAMGGRLDRPPRPVDMMGRHADLALTETALARWLALFETTLADHLDTAEANDWAAMARAMAEKLRASGLIHPD; this comes from the coding sequence ATGGTCCGCACGCTCAACCCCCTCTGCGATCGCATCGGCCTCCCGACGGTGGAGGCCGTGGTGCGCGACTTCGCCCGACGCCAGGCCGAAGACCCGGTCCTCGCCCCCTGGCTCGCCCACGCCGCCGGGGACGAGGAACACCTGGCCACGGTCATGGACTACTGGTGGACCGCCATGGGCGGCCGCCTAGACCGACCGCCGCGGCCGGTGGACATGATGGGTCGCCACGCCGACCTGGCCCTTACCGAAACGGCGCTGGCCCGCTGGCTCGCCCTGTTCGAGACCACCCTGGCCGATCACCTGGATACAGCCGAGGCGAACGACTGGGCCGCCATGGCCCGGGCCATGGCGGAGAAACTCCGTGCGAGCGGCCTCATCCACCCCGATTAG